Proteins encoded together in one Rhodospirillaceae bacterium window:
- the efp gene encoding elongation factor P has product MKINGNAIRPGNIIEHQGRLWRAVKTQHVKPGKGGAFLQVELKDIRDGTKLNERFRSSDTVDRVRLDEKEYQFLFSSGEDYTFMDNNTFEQLTLNADLIGEPVVYLTEGMVVTVESYEDSPISVTLPETVVCLITEADAVVKGQTASSSYKPAVLENGVRVLVPPHVGAGTRIVVRTADSEYMERAKD; this is encoded by the coding sequence ATGAAGATCAACGGCAATGCCATTCGCCCCGGCAACATCATCGAACATCAGGGCCGCCTCTGGCGCGCCGTGAAGACCCAGCATGTGAAGCCGGGCAAGGGCGGCGCCTTCCTGCAGGTCGAGTTGAAGGACATCCGCGACGGGACCAAGCTCAACGAGCGCTTCCGCTCCTCGGACACCGTCGACCGCGTCCGCCTCGACGAAAAGGAATACCAGTTCCTGTTCTCGTCCGGCGAGGACTACACCTTCATGGACAACAACACCTTCGAACAGCTGACCCTCAACGCCGATCTCATCGGCGAGCCGGTGGTCTACCTCACCGAAGGCATGGTGGTGACGGTCGAGAGCTACGAAGACTCCCCTATCTCGGTCACCCTGCCCGAAACCGTGGTCTGCCTCATCACCGAGGCCGATGCCGTGGTGAAGGGCCAGACCGCCTCCTCCTCCTACAAGCCCGCGGTGCTCGAGAACGGCGTCCGCGTCCTGGTGCCGCCCCATGTCGGCGCCGGCACCCGGATCGTGGTCCGCACCGCGGATTCCGAATATATGGAACGCGCGAAGGACTAA
- a CDS encoding MotA/TolQ/ExbB proton channel family protein, with protein sequence MSRPIWQLLWMLVALLASIAVTVLLWDPISVAFGHNPVLNTGILVVLLAGILFTIWQVLRLYSDIAWIEDYRTGGFSQSYTQPRLLAPMAAMLKDKTGRLHLNTSSLRSLLDGIQSRLDDSREISRYVTSLLIFLGLLGTFWGLLGTVKGVSDAITNLQVSGGQDAAVMFDTLKQSLAKPLGGMGIAFSSSLFGLAGSLIIGFLELMASQAQNRFFNELEDWLSGQTRLTSGGTGAFAEAGDQPIPAYIQALLEQTAESLNELQRVMQRGEEGRGASGQGFKQMSDQLAVLNDQLRNQQQVTARLAELAASGGFGIDANSRNHLRNLDAHLTRLSEELAQGRNQSVQDIRGEIKLLARTIAAAASNER encoded by the coding sequence ATGAGCCGCCCGATCTGGCAATTGCTGTGGATGCTGGTGGCGCTGCTGGCCTCCATCGCCGTCACCGTGCTGCTGTGGGACCCGATCTCGGTCGCCTTCGGGCACAACCCGGTGCTCAACACCGGCATCCTCGTGGTGCTGCTGGCTGGCATCCTCTTCACCATCTGGCAGGTGCTGCGCCTCTACAGCGATATCGCCTGGATCGAGGATTACCGCACCGGCGGCTTTTCGCAGAGCTATACCCAGCCGCGCCTCCTCGCCCCCATGGCGGCGATGCTGAAGGACAAGACCGGCCGGCTTCACCTCAACACCAGTTCCTTGCGCTCGCTCCTCGACGGCATCCAGTCGCGCCTCGATGACAGCCGCGAGATCAGCCGCTATGTGACCTCTCTGCTGATCTTCTTAGGCCTCCTCGGCACCTTCTGGGGCCTGCTCGGCACCGTGAAGGGTGTTTCCGACGCCATCACCAATCTTCAGGTCAGCGGCGGGCAGGATGCCGCGGTGATGTTCGACACGTTGAAGCAGAGCCTCGCCAAGCCCCTGGGTGGCATGGGCATCGCCTTCTCCTCCTCGCTGTTCGGCCTCGCCGGATCGCTCATCATCGGCTTTCTCGAATTGATGGCGAGCCAGGCGCAGAACCGCTTCTTCAACGAGCTTGAGGATTGGCTCTCCGGCCAGACCCGCCTGACCTCCGGCGGCACCGGCGCCTTTGCCGAAGCCGGCGACCAGCCGATCCCGGCCTATATCCAGGCGCTGCTCGAGCAGACCGCCGAAAGCCTCAACGAATTGCAGCGCGTCATGCAGCGCGGCGAGGAAGGGCGTGGTGCCTCCGGCCAAGGCTTCAAGCAGATGTCGGACCAGTTGGCCGTGCTCAACGACCAGCTCAGGAACCAGCAGCAGGTCACGGCGCGCCTTGCCGAATTGGCGGCCTCCGGCGGCTTCGGCATCGACGCCAACAGCCGCAACCATCTGCGCAACCTCGATGCGCATCTCACCCGCCTCTCCGAGGAACTGGCCCAGGGCCGCAACCAATCGGTCCAGGACATCCGGGGCGAAATCAAATTGCTCGCCCGCACCATCGCCGCCGCCGCCAGCAACGAGCGCTAA
- a CDS encoding inositol monophosphatase, whose product MAMRSPLINVMCKAADKAARGLRRDFGEVEQLQVSQKGPADFVSNADHKAEAIIKEELKKARPNFGFLMEESGVEVGPDPDTRWIVDPLDGTTNFLHGIPHFCISIGLEVKGEMTAGVIFDPIKDELFYAEKGAGAFLNDRRIRVSGRKNLNESLLATGIPFRGHGNIERFQKQMDKTMRETAGVRRFGAAALDLAYVACGRYEGFWEEFLSPWDIAAGILLVREAGGYVSDFKGKPVSLANGEILATNNTLHAPIQNLIGH is encoded by the coding sequence ATGGCGATGCGTTCTCCCCTGATCAATGTGATGTGCAAGGCGGCCGACAAGGCTGCCCGCGGCCTGCGTCGTGATTTCGGCGAGGTCGAGCAATTGCAGGTCTCGCAGAAGGGTCCGGCGGACTTCGTCAGCAATGCCGATCACAAGGCCGAAGCCATCATCAAGGAAGAGCTGAAGAAGGCCCGGCCGAATTTCGGCTTCCTGATGGAAGAAAGTGGCGTGGAAGTCGGCCCCGATCCGGATACGCGCTGGATCGTCGATCCGCTCGACGGGACGACCAATTTCCTTCACGGCATTCCGCATTTCTGCATCTCGATCGGCCTCGAAGTGAAGGGCGAGATGACGGCGGGCGTGATCTTCGATCCGATCAAGGACGAGCTCTTCTATGCCGAGAAGGGTGCCGGCGCGTTCCTCAACGACCGCCGCATCCGCGTCTCCGGCCGCAAGAATTTGAACGAGAGCCTGCTCGCGACCGGCATCCCGTTCCGCGGTCACGGCAATATCGAACGTTTCCAGAAGCAGATGGACAAGACGATGCGCGAGACCGCCGGTGTCCGCCGCTTCGGCGCCGCCGCCCTCGACCTCGCTTATGTCGCCTGCGGCCGCTACGAAGGCTTCTGGGAAGAGTTCCTCTCGCCCTGGGATATCGCGGCGGGCATCCTGCTGGTCAGGGAAGCCGGTGGCTATGTCAGCGACTTCAAGGGCAAGCCCGTGAGCCTCGCCAATGGCGAGATTCTGGCGACCAACAACACCCTTCACGCCCCGATTCAGAACCTGATCGGCCACTGA